From the genome of Rhizobium binae, one region includes:
- a CDS encoding GNAT family N-acetyltransferase, with translation MDTSCFIRPAIEADTEAFFDICLRTANGGHDASALYSDRRLPGYIWSVPYLKFAKDFAFVLVHGDRPVGYVIGVPDTSLFDRNLATNWWPSVRHEIAGLAPTRPRDADVLERIQNPRSGTPWLQDQYPAHLHINILPGVQASGWGRRMIDTELQALRNHGVRAVHLGVDPNNERARGFYRHLGFSEFERDGSVAFAMRIDEGSR, from the coding sequence ATGGATACCAGTTGCTTCATCCGTCCCGCGATTGAAGCGGATACTGAAGCCTTCTTTGATATCTGCCTGAGGACCGCCAATGGCGGTCACGATGCCAGCGCCCTTTACAGCGACCGGCGTCTGCCCGGTTACATCTGGTCGGTACCCTATCTCAAGTTCGCCAAAGACTTTGCCTTTGTTCTCGTTCACGGTGATCGGCCGGTCGGCTATGTCATAGGCGTCCCCGACACCAGCCTGTTCGACCGGAACCTCGCGACAAACTGGTGGCCGTCCGTGCGCCACGAGATCGCCGGACTGGCGCCCACCCGACCGCGCGATGCCGACGTGCTGGAGCGAATCCAAAATCCGCGCAGCGGAACGCCCTGGCTTCAGGACCAGTACCCGGCGCATCTTCACATCAACATTCTTCCCGGAGTTCAGGCAAGCGGCTGGGGACGACGGATGATCGACACCGAGCTCCAGGCGCTTCGCAATCATGGGGTCAGGGCCGTGCATCTCGGGGTCGATCCAAACAACGAACGCGCCAGAGGCTTCTACCGCCATCTTGGCTTTTCCGAATTCGAGCGGGATGGCTCCGTCGCCTTTGCAATGCGGATCGATGAGGGATCCCGCTAG
- a CDS encoding carbohydrate ABC transporter permease, which translates to MRRSKLDGSQPTNLLYLLPGLLLYTAFVFGPIIAALGLSLTSWDGVSMPRWVGLGNYVDLFADGRFYIALRNNAELMIFYCVLPLVLGITLAACVWNLKQREQLALRTFLFLPYIMPTAVLGIIWAWLYNPAFGPFNQFLRAVGLGMFALPWLGNFNFALPAVGIVATWYFFGFCMVIFLTGIQRIDPSLFDAAKVDGASARKTFFWVTLPLLMPEIRVVLLLTVIASIKSFDLIFTMTRGGPANATLVPNIYMYQLGFELNRFGAAAAIAIVGALLTFAINYAIHRLVGSRSKGLA; encoded by the coding sequence ATGAGACGCTCGAAACTCGACGGTTCCCAGCCTACCAATTTGCTTTATCTGTTGCCCGGATTGCTGCTCTACACGGCCTTTGTCTTTGGGCCGATCATTGCGGCTTTGGGTTTGAGCCTGACAAGCTGGGATGGTGTGAGCATGCCCCGATGGGTGGGCCTGGGCAATTATGTCGACCTCTTTGCAGACGGTCGTTTTTATATTGCCTTGCGCAACAATGCCGAGTTGATGATCTTCTATTGCGTCCTGCCGCTCGTGCTCGGCATCACGCTTGCTGCCTGCGTCTGGAACCTGAAGCAGCGCGAACAGCTCGCCCTCAGAACCTTCCTGTTCCTGCCTTACATCATGCCGACCGCCGTCTTGGGCATCATCTGGGCATGGCTCTACAATCCTGCATTCGGCCCGTTCAATCAGTTCCTCAGGGCGGTGGGATTGGGCATGTTCGCGCTCCCCTGGCTGGGGAATTTCAACTTTGCACTGCCCGCGGTCGGGATTGTCGCGACGTGGTATTTCTTCGGCTTTTGCATGGTCATCTTCCTGACCGGGATTCAACGCATCGACCCGTCCCTTTTCGACGCCGCCAAGGTCGACGGCGCTTCGGCGCGAAAGACGTTTTTCTGGGTAACGCTGCCGCTTCTGATGCCGGAGATCAGGGTCGTGCTGCTGCTGACCGTGATAGCGTCGATCAAAAGCTTCGACCTGATTTTCACCATGACCCGCGGCGGACCTGCGAATGCCACGCTCGTTCCGAATATCTACATGTATCAGTTGGGCTTCGAGCTCAACCGGTTCGGCGCGGCGGCGGCCATCGCCATTGTCGGCGCCTTGCTCACATTCGCGATCAATTATGCAATTCACCGGCTGGTCGGCTCAAGAAGTAAAGGATTGGCTTGA
- a CDS encoding GumC family protein: MSGVARDQDVDIDLGQLARAVWARRLRILTITLVGAGLAFAGAKIISPQYRSETRILIEPRAPAFASTQQVNDAGAGPLMDELNIASQVQLLQSADLLKKVINDLKLYNLPEFDDAANGSAMSSILVKLHLKKNPMENPPEERVIDAFVERLQVYQVPGSRVIGISFTSKDPKLAAAIPNAMANVYLSTQSGAKLDSNSEATRWLEPEIESLRLKVSEAEKKVAEYRTSHGLLQTNGTTTFPAQQLNDISAELTRVRGDKANAEARAQAVRNALSSGEASDTLPDIMASQAIQRLKGTESGLQSQISDLQTSLLNSHPRLKSLRAQLADIRAQIRQETQRILTSIENEAKVADLRASELERQKDTVQANSARAGEDEVGLNALEREATAQRQLLETYLVRYREAASRADSNSSPADARIVSKAIEPVDPYFPKVVPIVVVAAAATLILSAIVTMLAELFSGRALRPIDASPETIETETAAEEKIAPQAAPVAVRRPAQPSMLAVVADEDDAIDEEVETAAAVPQEDNEFSVGSVADYLTGSRAPLAIAISPTGDDGSAATVLLTRILADAGRRVILIDMTGSGHPTELMAEDQAAPGVTDLLCGEAAFGDTIHSDRLSDAHLIPQGRSDVRRAMRGVDRLSPLLDALTAAYDLVVVECGAADVAGVSRLTHSRDVEIILSLPQLEETVFVTLMTEFQAAGYERVVLMSDGEAAEQRFGQAA; this comes from the coding sequence ATGTCCGGCGTAGCGCGTGATCAGGATGTGGACATCGACCTCGGTCAGCTGGCTCGTGCCGTCTGGGCGCGCCGGCTCAGGATTTTGACGATCACGCTCGTGGGGGCGGGCCTCGCCTTTGCCGGCGCCAAGATCATCTCGCCGCAATATCGCAGCGAAACGCGCATCCTCATAGAACCTCGCGCGCCGGCCTTCGCAAGCACCCAGCAGGTAAACGACGCAGGCGCCGGTCCGCTGATGGACGAGCTGAACATCGCCAGCCAGGTGCAGCTGTTGCAATCCGCCGATCTCTTGAAAAAAGTGATCAACGACCTGAAACTCTACAATCTGCCGGAATTCGACGATGCCGCCAATGGCTCGGCAATGAGCAGCATCCTGGTGAAGCTGCATCTGAAGAAGAACCCGATGGAGAACCCGCCGGAAGAGCGGGTGATCGACGCTTTCGTCGAGCGGCTGCAGGTCTATCAGGTGCCGGGCTCCCGTGTCATCGGCATCAGCTTCACCTCGAAGGACCCCAAACTCGCCGCCGCCATTCCGAACGCCATGGCGAATGTCTATCTTTCTACCCAGAGCGGCGCCAAGCTCGATTCCAACTCCGAAGCGACGCGTTGGCTGGAGCCGGAAATCGAAAGCCTGCGCCTTAAGGTCAGCGAGGCCGAGAAGAAGGTCGCCGAATACCGCACCAGCCACGGGCTCTTGCAGACGAACGGCACGACCACTTTTCCCGCACAGCAGCTGAACGATATCTCCGCCGAGCTCACCCGGGTGCGCGGCGATAAGGCCAATGCCGAGGCGAGGGCACAGGCGGTGCGCAATGCGCTGTCGTCAGGCGAAGCGTCCGACACGCTGCCTGACATCATGGCCTCGCAGGCGATTCAGCGGTTGAAGGGAACGGAATCGGGCCTGCAGTCGCAAATATCCGATCTGCAGACCAGCCTTCTCAACAGCCATCCCAGGCTGAAGAGCCTGCGAGCCCAGCTTGCCGATATCCGCGCCCAGATCCGCCAGGAGACGCAGAGGATCCTGACGAGCATCGAAAACGAGGCCAAGGTCGCCGATCTCCGGGCAAGCGAGCTCGAGCGGCAGAAGGACACGGTGCAGGCCAACAGCGCCCGCGCCGGCGAGGACGAAGTCGGCCTCAATGCGCTCGAGCGCGAGGCGACCGCCCAGCGCCAGCTGCTCGAAACCTATCTGGTGCGCTACCGCGAGGCCGCCTCGCGCGCCGACAGCAACTCGAGCCCGGCCGACGCCCGTATCGTTTCCAAGGCCATCGAGCCGGTCGACCCCTATTTTCCCAAGGTCGTGCCGATCGTCGTCGTCGCCGCCGCCGCCACTTTGATCCTCAGCGCCATCGTCACCATGTTGGCAGAACTCTTCAGCGGCAGGGCGCTTCGCCCGATCGATGCGTCGCCTGAGACAATCGAGACGGAAACGGCCGCCGAAGAGAAGATTGCCCCGCAGGCAGCTCCCGTCGCAGTCAGAAGGCCCGCCCAGCCGAGCATGCTCGCCGTGGTCGCCGACGAAGACGATGCGATCGACGAGGAGGTGGAGACTGCCGCGGCGGTGCCGCAGGAGGACAATGAATTCTCCGTCGGCTCGGTTGCCGATTACCTCACCGGCAGCCGGGCGCCGTTGGCAATTGCGATATCTCCGACCGGTGACGACGGCTCGGCGGCGACGGTTTTGTTGACCCGAATTCTCGCCGATGCCGGCCGCCGCGTCATCCTGATTGATATGACCGGTTCCGGCCATCCCACGGAACTGATGGCGGAAGACCAGGCCGCCCCCGGTGTCACCGACCTGCTATGCGGCGAGGCCGCCTTCGGCGATACGATCCACAGCGATCGGCTTTCCGATGCCCATCTGATCCCACAGGGCCGCAGCGACGTGCGCCGCGCCATGCGCGGTGTCGATCGGCTGTCGCCGCTGCTCGATGCGCTGACCGCTGCCTACGACCTCGTGGTCGTCGAATGCGGCGCAGCCGATGTCGCCGGCGTTTCGCGCTTGACGCACAGCCGGGATGTCGAGATCATCCTCTCCCTGCCGCAGCTCGAGGAGACTGTTTTCGTCACGCTGATGACAGAGTTCCAGGCTGCGGGCTACGAGCGCGTCGTCCTGATGTCGGACGGCGAAGCGGCAGAGCAGAGGTTCGGCCAGGCGGCCTGA
- a CDS encoding O-antigen ligase family protein: MSAVEATYPRVAQPQRMALRLIGSAFVAFGVFLSGFVIDEPAPYELWMAGLIGLWFILGLRISRGVAPLLALLLTFNIGGILSLTQMKDLATAPMYIAVSTFLALTAVFYAAIIEDSHKRLPLIFNAWTFAAVATSALGVLGYFHAFPGAEIFTLYDRAKGAFQDPNVFGPFLVPPSLHLIHGILAGDLKKSPLKAAALLVLALGIFLSFSRAAWGLFALGVLLLIFIMLLKERSGAFRLRVLVLSLAAIIMLVASLLVALQIPKVAELFSARAQLVQQYDGEHLGRFERHRIGFTMMMERPLGIGPLVFGTMFPEDEHNIWLKSLTTYGWIGFVSYVGMLVWTLAIGFRNLLLDRPWQPFLMVAWISVLGHAAIGNVIDIDHWRHVYLLLGTVWGCAALEARHRRRRRQKGAAQPISSHLPSDRQ, encoded by the coding sequence TTGAGCGCGGTCGAGGCGACATATCCGCGTGTCGCCCAGCCGCAGCGGATGGCGCTGCGGCTGATCGGCTCGGCCTTCGTCGCCTTCGGCGTCTTCCTCTCCGGCTTCGTCATCGACGAGCCGGCACCCTACGAACTCTGGATGGCGGGGCTGATCGGCCTCTGGTTCATTCTGGGGCTGAGGATTTCGCGCGGCGTCGCCCCGCTGCTTGCCCTGCTGCTCACCTTCAATATCGGCGGCATACTGTCGCTGACGCAGATGAAGGATCTGGCGACGGCGCCGATGTATATCGCCGTGTCGACCTTCCTGGCGCTGACCGCGGTCTTCTATGCGGCAATCATCGAGGACAGCCACAAACGGCTGCCGCTGATCTTCAACGCCTGGACCTTCGCGGCCGTTGCCACGTCTGCACTCGGCGTGCTCGGCTATTTCCACGCCTTTCCCGGCGCGGAAATCTTCACTCTCTATGACCGCGCCAAGGGCGCCTTTCAGGATCCGAACGTCTTCGGCCCCTTTCTGGTGCCGCCGTCGCTCCATCTCATCCACGGCATCCTGGCCGGGGACCTGAAGAAATCGCCGCTGAAGGCCGCCGCTCTGCTCGTGCTGGCGCTCGGCATCTTCCTTTCCTTTTCCCGTGCCGCCTGGGGCCTCTTCGCGCTCGGCGTCCTGCTGCTGATCTTCATCATGCTGCTGAAGGAGCGCAGCGGCGCCTTTCGCTTGAGGGTCCTGGTGCTGTCGCTGGCGGCAATCATCATGCTGGTCGCGTCGCTGCTTGTGGCGCTGCAGATTCCAAAGGTCGCCGAACTGTTTTCGGCACGTGCCCAGCTGGTGCAGCAATATGACGGCGAGCATCTCGGTCGCTTCGAGCGTCACCGGATCGGCTTCACCATGATGATGGAGCGCCCGCTCGGCATCGGCCCGCTGGTGTTCGGCACGATGTTTCCCGAAGACGAGCACAATATCTGGCTGAAGTCGCTCACCACCTATGGCTGGATTGGCTTCGTCAGCTATGTCGGGATGCTCGTCTGGACGCTGGCGATCGGCTTCCGAAACCTGCTGCTCGACCGGCCGTGGCAACCCTTCCTGATGGTCGCCTGGATCTCCGTCCTCGGCCATGCGGCGATCGGCAATGTCATCGACATCGACCACTGGCGGCACGTCTACCTGCTGCTTGGCACGGTCTGGGGCTGCGCGGCGCTGGAAGCGCGCCACCGGCGCCGCCGCAGGCAAAAAGGAGCGGCGCAACCTATTTCGTCGCACCTGCCGTCAGACCGGCAATAA
- a CDS encoding extracellular solute-binding protein — protein MERTVKSISILPAYRLKAAVALAGAALLSFGLSAARADDLAVWDDQTYEGQSAVIEQLNKEFEASHSGVTIKRTARTFDDMKLTLKLAVSAGDGPVVTKVNQGAGDMGAMVKEGLLLPVDDYIRKYGWDKRQSDSVLARDRWDGPKFGVGKTYGISGLAEIVGLYYNKKILDEAGIALPKTFEEFLADLDKLKEKGVAPFMMGSAKQHLALHMIGAIDQAHIDASNRAELDDLIYGRGGTWNTKGNIESAKLVQKWAQGGYFFPGFEGISGDDAVQLFISGQGAFLISGTWYFGDMQHNPDIGFMAIPAPKGISKPLSVGGVDLAWAITSLAKDKAKQDLAGDYIDYMVSEKAAETWANAGYLPATSLAADAKPKLTPLLTSGIEMWKTLNANDALGHYPDWSSPTMLKTIDDNTPLLLSGNITPEAFVDAMDKDYQAYLKGTK, from the coding sequence ATGGAAAGAACCGTGAAATCGATCAGCATACTGCCGGCATACCGATTGAAAGCAGCTGTCGCGCTTGCCGGCGCGGCGCTCCTGAGTTTTGGCCTTTCCGCCGCCCGCGCCGACGATCTGGCGGTGTGGGACGACCAGACCTATGAAGGTCAGAGTGCTGTCATCGAGCAGCTTAACAAGGAGTTCGAAGCGTCCCATTCCGGTGTCACGATCAAGCGTACCGCCCGCACTTTCGATGACATGAAGCTGACGCTGAAGCTTGCGGTCTCGGCCGGCGACGGCCCTGTCGTCACCAAGGTCAATCAGGGCGCCGGCGACATGGGCGCGATGGTCAAGGAAGGCTTGCTGCTGCCGGTCGACGACTACATCAGGAAATATGGTTGGGATAAGCGGCAATCGGATTCGGTGCTTGCCCGAGATCGCTGGGACGGGCCCAAATTCGGGGTCGGCAAGACCTACGGCATTTCGGGCCTCGCCGAGATCGTCGGCCTCTATTACAACAAGAAGATCCTCGACGAGGCTGGCATAGCGCTGCCGAAAACCTTCGAGGAATTTCTGGCCGATCTCGACAAGCTGAAGGAAAAGGGCGTTGCCCCCTTCATGATGGGCTCGGCGAAGCAGCATCTGGCCCTGCACATGATCGGCGCCATCGACCAGGCGCATATCGACGCGAGCAATCGCGCCGAACTCGACGATCTGATCTATGGCCGGGGCGGCACCTGGAACACCAAGGGGAATATCGAATCGGCCAAACTCGTGCAGAAATGGGCGCAGGGCGGTTATTTCTTCCCGGGATTCGAGGGCATCTCCGGTGACGACGCCGTCCAGCTCTTCATATCAGGGCAGGGAGCATTCCTGATCTCCGGCACCTGGTATTTCGGCGACATGCAACATAATCCGGATATCGGCTTCATGGCCATTCCCGCCCCGAAGGGGATTTCCAAGCCGCTCAGCGTCGGCGGCGTCGATCTTGCCTGGGCGATCACCAGCCTTGCCAAGGACAAGGCCAAGCAGGATCTCGCCGGCGACTATATCGACTATATGGTTTCGGAAAAGGCCGCTGAAACCTGGGCCAATGCCGGCTATCTCCCCGCAACGTCGCTGGCGGCCGACGCGAAGCCAAAGCTGACGCCCCTGCTGACGTCAGGCATCGAAATGTGGAAGACCCTTAATGCCAACGATGCGCTCGGCCATTACCCCGATTGGTCGAGCCCGACAATGCTGAAGACAATAGACGACAATACACCGCTTCTCTTGTCCGGCAACATCACGCCTGAGGCCTTCGTTGACGCAATGGACAAGGATTATCAGGCCTATTTGAAGGGTACGAAATAA
- a CDS encoding polysaccharide biosynthesis/export family protein, translated as MSVAPPKFLLALSLAAMTAALGSCTTYKPAPKAFNEATIQPYALDSGDRLRITVFDQQSLTNTYTVDQAGYIAFPLIGQVPARGRTLQQLSGQIAQKLQQGYLRDPDVTIDVDRYRSIFIMGEVGQPGQYAYVPGMTVQNAIAVAGGFSSRANQSMVDVTRKINGQVLTGRINISGPIIAGDTIYVRERLF; from the coding sequence ATGTCTGTCGCCCCGCCCAAATTCCTTTTGGCCCTGAGCCTTGCAGCCATGACGGCTGCATTGGGCAGCTGCACGACGTACAAGCCGGCGCCGAAAGCCTTCAACGAAGCGACCATTCAGCCCTATGCGCTTGATAGCGGCGACCGGCTGCGCATTACCGTCTTCGACCAGCAGAGCCTGACCAATACCTATACGGTTGATCAGGCCGGCTATATTGCCTTCCCGCTCATCGGCCAGGTCCCTGCCCGCGGCCGAACCCTGCAGCAACTCTCAGGGCAGATCGCCCAGAAGCTGCAGCAGGGCTATCTTCGCGATCCCGACGTCACCATCGACGTCGACCGCTACCGTTCGATCTTCATCATGGGCGAAGTCGGCCAGCCCGGCCAGTATGCCTATGTTCCCGGCATGACCGTGCAGAATGCCATCGCCGTTGCCGGCGGCTTCAGCAGCCGCGCCAACCAGAGCATGGTCGACGTCACCCGCAAGATCAACGGACAGGTGCTGACCGGCCGCATCAACATTTCGGGGCCGATCATCGCCGGCGACACGATCTACGTCCGCGAACGGCTCTTCTGA
- a CDS encoding undecaprenyl-phosphate glucose phosphotransferase: MNKLEKSDPFDVEALRKQVSDIEARRNAGREHASEPTEINAYARQIAEQFRDGTRSPAIIIGQLRLLEFLALFSIALIVHLVAPGDGSETLLVRAGMAAIASALTVVCLQLADTYTIPALRAKLRLMPRILAAWAIALLLTTGLFALVRGTTWTMAEAYLPWFAAGALFLAGERFLVAYGIRNWARNGIMERRAVIVGGGEPAKELIRILEQQADNDIRICGIFDDRGEKRSPIMVAGYPKLGTVAELVEFVRLTRIDMLIIALPLSAEARIFDLLKKLWILPVDIRLAAHANRLRFRPRAYSHVGSVPMLDIFKKPIRDWDSVAKRGFDIFFTLVALALLWPLMLVTAIAIKATTEGPVFFMQKRHGFNNEIINVFKFRSMYTSMSDPTGKAAVTKGDPRVTRVGRIIRKTSIDELPQLFNVLRGELSLVGPRPHAVLAQARDRAFGDVVEGYFARHRVKPGVTGWAQINGWRGEVDNDEKIKFRTAYDLYYIENWSLWFDLKILFLTPIRLLNTENAY, from the coding sequence ATGAACAAGCTGGAAAAAAGCGATCCTTTCGACGTGGAAGCGTTGCGCAAGCAGGTCTCCGACATCGAGGCGCGACGCAATGCAGGTCGGGAGCATGCCTCCGAACCGACCGAAATCAATGCCTATGCACGGCAGATCGCCGAACAGTTCCGCGACGGAACCCGTTCGCCGGCCATCATTATCGGGCAATTGCGGTTGCTGGAATTCCTGGCCCTTTTTTCGATTGCCCTGATCGTTCACCTCGTCGCACCCGGCGACGGCAGCGAAACCCTGCTAGTGCGGGCAGGCATGGCGGCAATCGCCTCCGCCCTGACCGTGGTCTGCCTTCAGCTCGCCGACACCTACACAATCCCGGCACTTCGGGCGAAGCTGCGGCTGATGCCGCGCATCCTCGCCGCATGGGCGATCGCCCTCCTCCTCACCACCGGCCTGTTCGCGCTCGTGCGCGGCACCACATGGACGATGGCTGAAGCCTATCTTCCTTGGTTTGCTGCCGGCGCGCTTTTCCTTGCCGGCGAACGTTTCCTCGTTGCTTACGGCATTCGCAACTGGGCACGCAATGGCATCATGGAGCGGCGCGCCGTCATCGTCGGCGGCGGCGAGCCCGCCAAGGAGCTGATCCGCATTCTCGAACAACAGGCAGACAACGACATTCGCATCTGCGGTATCTTCGACGACCGCGGCGAGAAACGCTCGCCGATCATGGTCGCCGGTTATCCGAAGCTCGGCACCGTGGCCGAGCTCGTCGAATTCGTGCGGCTGACCCGCATCGACATGCTGATCATCGCCCTGCCGCTGTCGGCCGAGGCTCGCATCTTCGACCTTCTGAAGAAGCTCTGGATTCTGCCGGTCGATATCCGTCTCGCGGCGCATGCCAACCGGCTGCGCTTCCGGCCGCGCGCCTATTCGCATGTCGGCTCGGTGCCGATGCTCGACATTTTCAAAAAGCCGATCCGCGACTGGGATTCCGTCGCCAAGCGCGGCTTCGACATCTTCTTCACCCTCGTCGCGCTTGCCCTGCTGTGGCCGCTGATGCTCGTGACAGCGATCGCCATCAAGGCGACGACCGAGGGCCCTGTCTTCTTCATGCAGAAGCGTCATGGCTTCAACAACGAAATCATCAACGTCTTCAAGTTCCGCTCGATGTACACCAGCATGTCCGACCCCACGGGCAAGGCCGCGGTGACCAAGGGCGATCCGCGCGTCACCCGTGTCGGCCGCATCATCCGCAAGACTTCGATCGACGAGTTGCCCCAGCTTTTCAACGTGCTGAGAGGCGAGCTGTCACTGGTCGGCCCACGTCCGCACGCGGTGCTCGCCCAGGCCCGCGACCGCGCCTTCGGCGATGTCGTCGAGGGCTATTTCGCCCGCCACCGCGTCAAGCCCGGGGTCACCGGCTGGGCGCAGATCAACGGCTGGCGCGGCGAGGTCGACAATGACGAGAAGATCAAATTCCGCACGGCCTACGACCTCTATTACATCGAGAACTGGTCGCTCTGGTTCGATCTGAAGATCCTGTTCCTGACGCCGATCCGGCTGCTCAACACGGAAAACGCCTATTGA
- a CDS encoding carbohydrate ABC transporter permease translates to MSRSSNIPAATLSFRILLWFLAFITITPFLLLLLTSFKSKADVLQGAFALPAYPHFENYLDAWNAGHFNIYFWNSIIVVIPVVAASVFLGLLTGFAFAFLSFPLRRTLFAILTLGMMVPAEAFIIPLYYEMRYLGLINTYAAVIVPQIAMSIPFSTIFLASAMQQLPEEILEAAVLDGAGRFYILRKIVVPLMVPAMSTLALFLFIWTWNEFLIPFILVNDDAYRTLPLGMLFFQGRYTVNTPVLTAGAVIVIFPLILTYLVFQRRFIAGLTAGATK, encoded by the coding sequence ATGAGCCGTTCGTCCAACATCCCTGCCGCCACGCTCTCGTTCCGCATTCTTCTCTGGTTTCTGGCTTTCATAACGATCACGCCGTTTCTGCTTCTGTTGCTGACGTCATTCAAGAGCAAGGCCGACGTCCTGCAGGGCGCATTCGCCCTCCCGGCCTACCCACATTTCGAAAATTACCTCGATGCCTGGAATGCCGGACATTTCAACATCTACTTCTGGAATTCGATCATCGTCGTCATACCGGTCGTGGCGGCAAGCGTCTTTCTCGGCCTGCTGACGGGTTTTGCCTTCGCCTTTCTGTCGTTTCCGCTCCGGCGCACGCTGTTCGCGATCCTGACGCTCGGGATGATGGTGCCGGCGGAGGCCTTCATCATCCCGCTCTATTATGAAATGCGCTATCTCGGGTTGATCAATACCTATGCAGCGGTGATCGTGCCGCAGATCGCCATGTCGATCCCGTTCTCGACGATCTTCCTTGCCAGCGCGATGCAGCAATTGCCGGAAGAGATTCTCGAAGCGGCGGTGCTCGACGGTGCCGGCCGCTTCTACATCCTGCGCAAGATCGTCGTTCCGCTGATGGTGCCGGCAATGTCGACACTGGCGCTGTTCCTGTTCATCTGGACCTGGAACGAGTTTTTGATTCCGTTCATTCTGGTCAATGACGACGCCTATCGGACGCTGCCGCTGGGCATGCTGTTCTTCCAGGGGCGTTATACCGTCAACACGCCGGTTCTGACAGCCGGCGCTGTGATTGTCATTTTCCCGCTCATCCTGACCTATCTCGTTTTCCAGCGGCGGTTTATTGCCGGTCTGACGGCAGGTGCGACGAAATAG
- a CDS encoding glycosyltransferase family 4 protein, whose amino-acid sequence MGKQKPLRILHCFRSPVGGIFRHVRDLVEEHAKAGHDIGILCDSSTGGEYEDSLFDDIRPYLSLGLTRVPIRRSVSPSDIATMWDTYKKIKSLRPDVLHGHGAKGGVLARLAGSALRVNRYRVARLYTAHGGSLHYSRSSLSGQFVLRMERLQEYFTDALVFICEYERDTYMHKVGKPRTKTRLIYNGISERDFEPIPTRSDAVHFIYVGMLRDLKGPDLFVDAFAKTERLLGRPLSALMIGDGPDRDRYREMMVERGLGKRIGMLPAMRVHEAFSMAQNLVVPSRAEAMPYIVLEGLGAGKTIIASRVGGIPEVLGADSAALVEPGNADDLARVMAETLSVPGWHARTMPKPEAVKAVFSSAVMARDVLKLYHELVDPAAGRTMSAAL is encoded by the coding sequence ATGGGAAAACAGAAGCCGCTCCGCATCCTCCACTGCTTCAGGTCGCCGGTCGGCGGAATCTTCCGCCATGTCCGCGACCTGGTCGAGGAACACGCCAAGGCCGGCCATGACATCGGCATCCTCTGCGACAGTTCGACCGGCGGCGAGTACGAGGACAGCCTGTTCGACGACATTCGACCCTATCTCTCGCTCGGCCTGACACGGGTGCCGATCCGACGGTCGGTCAGCCCGTCCGACATTGCGACGATGTGGGATACGTACAAGAAAATCAAAAGTTTGCGGCCGGATGTGCTGCACGGACACGGCGCCAAGGGCGGCGTGCTCGCGCGGCTTGCCGGCTCAGCCTTGCGGGTGAACAGGTATCGCGTAGCCCGCCTCTATACCGCGCATGGCGGAAGCCTGCATTATTCGCGCTCCTCGCTCAGCGGACAGTTCGTCCTCAGGATGGAGCGCCTGCAGGAATACTTCACCGACGCGCTGGTCTTCATCTGCGAATATGAGCGCGACACCTACATGCACAAGGTGGGCAAGCCACGGACGAAGACGAGACTGATCTACAACGGCATCAGCGAGCGTGATTTCGAACCGATCCCCACCCGCTCGGATGCCGTCCATTTCATCTATGTGGGAATGCTCCGGGACCTCAAGGGTCCCGATCTGTTTGTCGATGCCTTTGCCAAGACCGAGCGGCTGCTCGGGCGGCCGCTGTCGGCGCTGATGATCGGTGACGGACCTGACCGGGACCGTTACCGCGAGATGATGGTCGAACGCGGCCTCGGCAAACGCATCGGCATGCTGCCGGCAATGCGCGTCCACGAAGCATTTTCGATGGCGCAGAATCTTGTCGTTCCCTCGCGCGCCGAAGCCATGCCCTATATCGTCCTCGAGGGCCTCGGCGCCGGCAAGACGATCATCGCCAGCCGCGTCGGCGGCATTCCCGAAGTGCTCGGCGCCGACAGCGCGGCGCTGGTGGAGCCCGGCAATGCCGACGATCTCGCGCGCGTGATGGCGGAAACGCTGAGCGTGCCCGGCTGGCACGCCAGAACAATGCCGAAGCCAGAGGCGGTAAAGGCGGTCTTTTCCTCCGCCGTCATGGCGCGTGATGTGCTGAAATTGTACCATGAGCTGGTCGATCCCGCCGCCGGCCGAACAATGTCGGCAGCCTTGTAA